The following DNA comes from Neosynechococcus sphagnicola sy1.
GTTCCTCAACTCCCAGCGATCGCCATTGCCCAGGAAGGAGGCCAGAGATGGACAGCGTAGCGATCGCCACTCGTACCAGACGGAGGGTGGGAAATCCTACCGCTGCGGTCATCCGCCGGACTTGGCGATTGCGGCCTTCCGTCAGGATCATCTCTAGCCAGGCAGTGGGGATCTGTTGGCGATAGCGAATCGGGGGATCCCGCTCGGCCAGGGTCGGCTCTGGGGAGAGCAGCCGTACCTGAGCCGGACGGGTGGGAGTGCCTTGAATCTCCACCCCCTGGGCTAGTTGAGCCAAGGCTGCCCCATCGGGAATCCCCTCTACCTGCACCCAATAGGTGCGGGGATGGAAAAAACGCGGATCGCTGAGACGATGTTGCAGGCGGCCATCATTGGTTAACAGTAGCAGACCCTCGCTATCCCGATCTAACCGACCTACCGGGTAGACCCCCGGTACGGAAATGTAGTCCTTGAGGGTTTGGCGCTGGGTAGCCAGTTCCCCTGCATCCGTGAACTGGCTCAGGACGTTATAGGGTTTGTAAAACAGCAGGTACTGATACATTCAGAACTGCTTGATCAAGACTTCTTGATGCCGGGGATCCAGTTGGTGCTGAGGCGCTTCAGCGCCCGCATCGCCACATCGGAATAGCGAACGTCACCACAGAGAATTTGTCCCATCCGCTGGGTGGCGGTGGGCCACTTAATGCCAATCTGGTAGCCAATTCCAGGAAGGCGGTAAAACACCCCTGCCAGTCGCTGAGCCCAGATCATGTCACTCCCCCAGGAGGCTTGAATTGTCTGGGTGTAACGCGCCAGAGCTGCCCCATCTCCCCCCCAGGGCGTCGGCGATCGCCTCAGCCGCCTTGAGGCCACTAAAAATGGAGGGTCGAATTCCCTCGGCGGTGAAGGGGTCAACCACGCAAGCGGCTTCTCCCACCAGCAGGGCTTGTTGCGTATGCAAATTTTGGTTGCCATCCCAGAGACACAGGGGATGACCATACTGGCGCGTCGTTTTCAGATCAATGCCAAACAGGGTGGCGTACTCGCTGAGAATGCCTTTGAAGTCCTGAGGCTCTCCTCCGCGAAAGGTGCCAATGCCAATGGAGTAGCCATCGGCTTTGGGGAAGTTCCAGATGTAGCCAGTTTTTCACCATGCCGAACTCAAAGTGGGCAATGTGAGCCTCGCTAACGGTTGCCGCTGCTTCGGCTTCTAAGGCACCGGCGAAGCGCCGTTTCCGCTCTTTAAACCCAAGCCATTTGGCCATGGTGCCCTTGGCACCATCAGCCCCCACAACATAACGACCCAGGACGGGCCCCGCCGCCGTTTCTACCTGCCAGTGATCCCCCAGGAATTGAATCCCCGTGACGGCGGTGCGATCGCGCAGTTCCGCCCCTTGTCCTTGGGCTTGCTGCACCAAAAACTGGTCAAAAACATCTCGCCGTACCATCCACACCGGTTCTGATTCCAGTTGGGCTTGCACCGGGTCACCCATCTGCCAGGTGTAGCGAATCGTATCAACCTTGAGGGAAATCGCAGGGGAAAAGTCAAAATCAAACCACTGGGCAACTTGCGGGGATACCCCACCGCCACAGGGCTTATATCGGGGCAGGGACTCTTTCTCGAGAATCAAAACGGAGACCCCCCGTTTTGCCAGGTGATAGGCGACGGTTCCCCCCGCAGGGCCAGCCCCGACAACAATGCAGTCAAACATAAAGCGCGTTTAGCGATGAGCTTGGAGGAACTTGCCAGAAGCGTTCGTTACAGCAGCTTTAAGAATACCTGAAAACCCATCGCTTTCCCTAGGAGGGTTTAGGAGTGAATTTTGCCATCGGGCATGGTTGCCCCCTTGAGATCAGCCCCCAACAGATTGGCACTGCTCAATTCCGCGCGATAGAGATTGGCATTTTGTAACACCGCATCTCGCAGATCCGTTCTCGCAAGGTAGGCATTATTCAGGTTCGCTTCCGTCAAGTTTGCCTGACGGAAATCGGCGCGACTCAGATCGGCATGGGTAAGCTTGGCGCGTTTTAAGTTAGCCCGATTGAGGTTAGCACCGCTGAGGTTAGCACCTGGGAGGAAGGCATTCTCTAAATTGATGCCATTGAGATTTGCTTCTAGCAGCACCGCTCGTTCCAGCTTGGCATCGAACAAATTGGCAGATTGGAGTACCGCCCCTTGGAGATTGGCCTCGGTCAAAAATGCCCCCTGGAGATTGGCCTGACTCAGTACCGCTCCTTGCAGATTTGCCCTTCGGAGATTGGCCTCAGTCAGGTTGGCTCCTTGGAGATTGGCACGATGGAGATTCGCTCCTTGCAGATTTGCCCCCCGCAGATCGGCATCTATGAGATTACTCGCCCTTAACATCACACAGATCTGGCGTTCTTCCCGCAAATTTGCTCCCCGTAAACAGGCCCCCCGCAGATCGGCTCCATTGAGGTTGGCTCCCCGGAGATCGGCATCCATGAGATTGCAATCGAGTAACACCGCCAGGGTAATGTTGGCACCGTTGAGAATCGCCCCCTGCAAGCTGGCACCGTGGAGGTCGGCTTCCCTGAGATTGGTGTCTCGCAAATCTGCCTGATTCAGATTCGCCCCGCTGAGACGGGTATTGATCAACATCGCCCCCCGCAGCGTCGCTCGGTTCAGATAGGCCAAAACCAGATTAGCACTGCGTAAGTCAGCACCGCTCAAGTCAATTCCAATCAGATCGGCATGGTTGAGATCGACTCCGCTCAACTTGGCATCGCTAAAGTTCACCTCACCGGCTGCATACCGAAGCAACAGTTCATTCGCATCCATTGGCAGGATTGGGGAGCTAGGGAGTTGGACTAGGGATAGTAAAGTCTCATGGAATGGGCGATCGCCCCCGCCACCTGAGTATATTCATCTCTAGGCTCTAGCGTTACGGCTGCTTTGCTGAGGATGGATTCTATCTCTGTCGTCGTCCCACAATTCCCCAAAAGCGTCTGCAGCAGATCCTCCAATTTATGTTGGGCGATCGCAGCTCCATAGGGATCGTTGGCAGACAGCGGGGGATACAGCACCGCAACCAAAAGAATTTTGGCCCGCAGCGGATTGGTATGCTTCATCACCTCTAAGCGCAGATCGAAGCGGTGCGTTCCCCAGGATGGAGGTGGAGGAAGCTGGGGTCTGGGGGGAGGAGCTAAGGGGATGGCTGATGGCTTCTCAGCTCCTGAGACTACATCAGGTAGTGACTGACTCCAGGGATGGCACGTCAATTCTGCCGCTGAAACATACAGTGGCTCTAGATGCCGCTGGATGAGATTTGCCACCTGCTCGTACTCTGCGGGTTTGTTCAGGCTACTGGCGGCGTTTTCCAAGGCGGAGCACAGATGAGCCAGGGTGGGTGCAGACTCTACCAGTTCTGA
Coding sequences within:
- a CDS encoding pseudouridine synthase translates to MYQYLLFYKPYNVLSQFTDAGELATQRQTLKDYISVPGVYPVGRLDRDSEGLLLLTNDGRLQHRLSDPRFFHPRTYWVQVEGIPDGAALAQLAQGVEIQGTPTRPAQVRLLSPEPTLAERDPPIRYRQQIPTAWLEMILTEGRNRQVRRMTAAVGFPTLRLVRVAIATLSISGLLPGQWRSLGVEELQQLRHQLAHRSPERWARECRD
- a CDS encoding geranylgeranyl reductase family protein; translation: MFDCIVVGAGPAGGTVAYHLAKRGVSVLILEKESLPRYKPCGGGVSPQVAQWFDFDFSPAISLKVDTIRYTWQMGDPVQAQLESEPVWMVRRDVFDQFLVQQAQGQGAELRDRTAVTGIQFLGDHWQVETAAGPVLGRYVVGADGAKGTMAKWLGFKERKRRFAGALEAEAAATVSEAHIAHFEFGMVKNWLHLELPQSRWLLHWHWHLSRRRASGLQRHSQRVRHPVWH
- a CDS encoding pentapeptide repeat-containing protein, which encodes MDANELLLRYAAGEVNFSDAKLSGVDLNHADLIGIDLSGADLRSANLVLAYLNRATLRGAMLINTRLSGANLNQADLRDTNLREADLHGASLQGAILNGANITLAVLLDCNLMDADLRGANLNGADLRGACLRGANLREERQICVMLRASNLIDADLRGANLQGANLHRANLQGANLTEANLRRANLQGAVLSQANLQGAFLTEANLQGAVLQSANLFDAKLERAVLLEANLNGINLENAFLPGANLSGANLNRANLKRAKLTHADLSRADFRQANLTEANLNNAYLARTDLRDAVLQNANLYRAELSSANLLGADLKGATMPDGKIHS